The sequence below is a genomic window from Tepidisphaeraceae bacterium.
AAGCCACCGACGTTGGCGATGGTCGATTGTTCGCCGACCCAAAGACCGTCGTTCACGCACGCGCCAAGGTGCTCGGCGAACTGGCCGTGCAGTTCCGGGCGGATGGTGGCGATGGGTTCATCCAGAAGAACGGTGACGCGCTGATCAGGCATGATTAGGTGGCTCCGGCGTCATCATTGCGTGAACGGGGACGTTCGCAAGGGGCTGGTGAGGAATGCCCGAGGTGTAACTGCGACTCACAACGATTGTCATCCCGAGGGGAGCCTAAGGCGACCTGAGGGATCTCGATCGACGGACGGTTCTCGGCCTTGGGAGATCCCTCAGGTCGGCAAGCCTCCCATCGGGTTGACACGTCCCTCATCAACGCGAGGGCCCCACTAGCCTTTCGGCTCCCCTCGGGATAATTAACCGCTGACGCACTCGCGCGAGGAACCCGCGCGGCCTAACCAAGAGAAAGGCCGGTCGCCTTTCGGAGACCGGCCTTCGCTCTAATTTAGATGCCAGAATCGCAAGATCCGTTACTTCGTCTCGGCCGGCTTGTCCATCAGGGCCTGGAGCATGTGGGTCGAGAGGTTGGCATAGGCCTGGTTGGCGTCGGCCGGCCACTGGTCCTTCATCGCCACCGCGGCGTTCAGGTGTGCGATGATGTTCTGCTTCAGCTTGGGACCATCGACGCTGTCGGGCACGTCGATCTTCCAAGCGTCAGGCATCTCGTGGATCATCGGCACCTGCAGGTTGCCCATCTTGTTGTTGACCGTCACGGTCGCGATGTTGCGGCCGGGGTCGTTACGGTTGGTGTCGGCGGCCTTGTTGCCCGGGGCGTCGACGCCCGTGTTGTTGTCGACGTTCACCGTCGCCCGATCGTTGTTGGCGTTGGCATCGACGTCGATCGCGCCACCGGCGGTCTGGGCGTTCTCGCCGATCTCGCTCTGCAGCACGCGGAACTGCTGGTCGTTGAAGACCATCTTCTGGTCCTCGATATCGAAGTCGGTGTTGTACTTCTCTTTCCACGTGGCCAGGAACGCTTCAGAGGCCTGCTGCAGGTCGGCGTGATCCTGCTCGGCGTAACCGTCGCGACCGATGCGGTTGCGGTCGGCGTCGACGAGGCGCTCGACCAGGTCGTCGAAGGTTCCCTGCTTCACGAACGCCTCGGTGGCATCGGCGATCACGCCCTTGATGTCCTCGGCGTCCGGGGCCATCGCGGTGTTGCCGGTGCCGAGGTTGGCGTTGGTGTTGGCGTTCGGATTGGGCGTGGTGTTGACGGTTGTTTCCGTGTTCAACGCCGGGTCCGGATTGTTCACGCCGTTGTTCATGCCTTCACCAGCACGGTCGGCGGTGTTTTGAATTCGATCGCCGGTACGTTCGGCGGCGTTCTCGATGTTGTTGCCCGCGCGTTCGGCGGCGTTCTCCATGTTGTTGCCGGCCCGTTCGGCGGCATTCTCGGCAGAGTTGCCGGCCTCGTTGGCGGTCGTGCGCGCATTGTCAGAGGTGCGCTGGGCCGCGGTGTCGTTGGCGTCGGCGGCGAACGTTGGCGCGAAGGCCATGCTGCTGACGGCCAAGGCGACGGCGGTGGTGATCATCGGGTTCTTCATAGCGTGCTCCTTTGGATAGTGTTTCTTCAGGCGTTCGAAAGGTCAGGCCGCGCTTTCAACGCGGCCTGACCGGAAGAATTGAACCTTACTGGTTCATGTTGCCGCTGTTGGCCGAGCCCTGGCTCAGGGCCATCGCAACGTGATGGGCGAGGATGCGCTGGGCCTGAGCTTCCTGCTCGGGCCACTGGTCCTTCATGTTGGCGACCTGAGACAGCTGCGTGTTCAGGTTGTTGTGAAGGGTCTTGGCGTCGATGGAATCGGCGATGTCGACCTTCCACTCGCCACCCTCCTTCACGAGGTTCAGCGTGGTGGCGGGCATGCCGTTGCTGGCGGGCACGGTGTAGGTCGCGGTGTTACCGCTCATGTTGCCACCACCGGCCGGCTGCATCTGGCCACTGGCGGTCTGGGCGTTGGCGTCGCCGGTGGCGACCTCTTCCAAGCGCGGCGAGTCGGAGTTGCGCTGCACACCGTCGGCGGCAGGGCTGGACTCGGGCACGCCCTCGGCGCCTGAGCCGGGGGCGACGGCCACCCGATCGGCCGGGTCACCGGCACCGGGAGGGGTCGCCGAGACGCGCGGCGCGGCGCGGTTCTCGGAGCCGATCGTCACGTTCTGCGCTTCGATCGGGTTCTGGTCGCTCGCCTGGCCACCGCTGGTAGCGCCGCCCGCGGGCTGGCTCATGTTGCCCGAGGCGGTCATGTTCCCGGTCTGACCACCAGCTTGGGCGTTCAACTGCCCGCCACCTTGCTGGTTCAGCGCCGCGGCGATGCTGTCGACCGACAGTTCACTGCCGTACTTCTCCTGCCATGCCGTGCGCAGCTGGCTGGCGGTCTGGTCGAGCTGCGACGAGTCCGCGTTGGCGCCGGTAATGCGCTCTTGGTCGGCCGACGACAGCACCTTCGTGATCCCCATATCCGGGCTGACCGACGCGTGGGTCGCCTTGGCCAGCAATTGCTGCGGAGCCGAAGCCTGACCCTGCATGGCCTGCTTCTGTTGATCGTTCATCTGCTTCTGCTGGTCCTGCATCTGCTGCTGGCCCTGGCCCTGGCCCATTTGATTCTGATTCTGATTCTGATTCTGGCCGGACTGCTGCAGCGCGCCCGCTGGCACTTCTTTGGCGCGCGTGCCTTCCTTGTTGGTTGCGTTCTTATCAACCTCGATGTTTACCTCGGCGTTCTCCTGCGCATGCAGGTAGCTTGGTTGACCGAACGAGATCCAACCCGTGCCGGCGGCGATAATGGCGGTGGACGCGAGGGCGGTGAACTTGCGCATGGCAATGCTCCTTCCAAGACAGTTGTTCATTGACTCAGGCGACGGCAGTACCGCCACCAACGTGAGAGACCGATAACGCAAAGGTCGGACCGCGCGGGCACTGGTCGCTCAGCTAACGGCTGAGAAATGGACCAATACCTTGCAAAAAGCGGGCTGAGCGATCGAAACAGGTGTGATCAGGCTCACCGTAGCGGGACGGATTGCACCTATTTGGCGCGGCGGGGCATGGGAAAAGGATTACGGGACGTCAATCTGTCGGGCAAAACGCTTCCGTTGCGGTTGCAGGGGCACTCTTTACAATGCCGCCCCGCACAAGGTCCCAAGTGAAGCCCATCAAAGACGACGCCACCCCCGCACACCCCGCTCCAGATATTCGAGACCAGCACCGGGGCGCCGGCCTTCGCCGAAGCATGGCTTTGGTGACGGTCGCGTGGCTGTTCGGGTCGGTATGGGTCACGACCACCTCCGGCGCGCCGCTGACGATGTTTGCCCAGGCGCTGCACCTGTCCCGGTTCGAGTTCGGCGTGCTGTCGGCGCTGCCGTTCCTAGCGTCACTGCTATCGCTGCCAGCCAGCGTGCTCATCGAGCGTACCGGCGCGCGCAAACTCATCTTCCAGGTCGGCCTGTATGGCCAGCGGTTGCTATGGTTCCCGATCGCGCTCGTGCCGATCTGGCTGTTGAGCCAGTACGGCGGCAAGGCTCAGGGGTTGGCGATCGGGCTGTTTCTGGTGCTGGTGCTGCTGATGCACTGCGGGCAGGCGGTGGGCGGGCCCGCGTGGATGAGCTGGATGGCCGACATCGTGCCCGACCGGGTGCGCGGGCGCTACTTCTCGAGACGCCGGCAGTTGGGCATCTTCTCTGCGTTGCCCGCGGCGCTGCTGGTGGGGTGGGTGCTGGACCGCTACGCCAGTGGCGGGAACGCCAACGACGCGACGGTGATGTCGGTCTGCGCCAAGATCTTCATCGTCGCAGCGATTTTCGGCTTGTTGGACATCGTGCTGTTCCACTGGGTGCCGGCGGTGCCCAAGGCGCCCAAGCGAGGGGCACACCTGTTCCAGGCGCTGTCGCGGCCGCTGCGCGACCGGAACTTTCTGTGGTTTGCGGGTTTCGTGGCGACGCTGACGTTCGCGGTCAGCTTCATGGGCACGTTCGTCACGCTCTATGTGATCGAGGAGGCCAAGGTTAGCGGCAAGGGCACGCAGCTCATGCTGCTGGTCGCGCCACTGGCGGCGCAGTTGCTCGTGCTGCCACTTTGGGGGAGGGCGGTCGACCGCATGGGCAAGAAGCCGGTGCTGAAGCTGTCGACGCTGGGCTTCGCGCCGGTGGCTGTCGGCTGGTGCTTTATGCACAGCGGCAACGTCTGGCTCGGCTACGTGCTGAGCGCGTTGGGGGCGGCGTTCTGGACGGGCGTGGAGATCGCCAACTTCAACTTCGTCATGCAGATGGCCGGCGGTGGCGACGACGACACCGCCAACAACCGCGGCACGAGCTACGTCGCCGTGAACGCCGTCATCGTCAACATCGCCGGCTGTATGGGCGGGCTGGCCAGCGGGGCGATCGCCGAGCTGATGAAGGACACGACGTTTCAACCGTTCGCGTTCATCCGGGCGCTGAACTACTACGACGTGCTGTTCCTGCTGAGCTTCGCGCTGCGCGTCATGGCGGTCGTGGTCTTCCTCCCGCACCTGCACGAGCCCACCGCCAAACGCGGCCGCGAGGCGCTGCGGTTCATGACGATCAACGTTTACAGCAATCTGTACAATCTGGTATTGCAGCCGGTGCGGTTGGTGCGGTCGGGCGGGAAGGGAAAGCGGAAAGATGATTGAACGTCGATTCCGCACGTAGCATGGGCGTCTCGCCCATGCCTGTGGATTGGAACAAGAAGCACGGTTAGTAGGGAGCCGCGCCGGCCGGGTCGTCCGAAGCAAATCGAGTTTGACTGCATCAACGGGCATGGGCGAGACGCCCATGCTACGTGAAAGGCGCGGCGCGACCTTGGCGGTCAGAGGTCCTCGCCGTGCCTAACGCGTTCCGCCACGACGCGAAGCGAAAGCGATTGTACGCGGCGCACGGCTTCTTCGCGGGTCTGCCCGTACGCCAGCACACCGGGAAGTTCCGCGACCTCGGCGATCCACCGGCCGTCCACCTCGCGCTCGAGGTCGATCTTGAACATAGAGAGACTATAACCGCGGGATTCGCCCGAGTGGTACGAAGGGACGGGATGGGCGACTAGACTGTCAACGGGCTTCGAGCGCGAGTCGATAGCTGGCCACCGATTCCGTTTCGCACTGCATCGGATGGATGGTGAGCAATCTTCGCCAGTCGCCGACCTCTTGGTCATCCACGAGCACCTGCGGCTTTGGCAGGAACGCTACGAAGTAGTGGTCGATCATCAACTCCTGTGCGATCGTCCTGGCGTACTCGCCACCACCCGAACTCCAGCAATACAGCACCGCACCGTCGGCATGCAATGACCGAACGTGATCGATCGTCGCGCTGATCGGAATTCGCTTTGTTCCAACGGAGCGAATTAGAGTGTCGTCGACATCTACAAAAACAACGAGCGGGGGGTGTGGTCGATCGTTCGTCATAATGCAAACTTCAGATGCCATCGGTCTAGAACCGCCTATCTTTCCGGCCCGTTAGCACCTTATCGATCGCCTGTTCCAACTCGTCGCAAACGCGGTTCACGTCGCGGGTGCTCAATGCGCCGTAGAACGGCAGCGCTAGCGTCCGGGCGGCGACGTACTCGCAGACGGGGAAGTCGCCGTCCTTGTGACCGGTGGCTTCGGCCATGTAGGGCTGAAGGTGAATGGGGGGGAAGTAGTTGTTGCAGCCAATGCCCTCGGCCCGCAGTTCCTGCATCACGGCGTCGCGATCGCCGGGCTCGAAGAGGTCGTTGAGGCGTACGACGAAGACGAACCAGCTCATGTGCGTTTCGTCATCCAGGGTCGGCAGGATCAGGTACTTGTTGGTCATTAGCCGTTCCATGTAGACATGGGCGACTTGACGGCGTTTTTCGAGAATTTCATCCAACCGGCTCACCTGCGCCACGCCCAAGGCGGCGTTGATCTCGCTTAACCGGTAGTTGTAGCCGAGCCGCTGGTGCGCCAGCCACGCCATGCCCTCGCGGCCCTGGTTGCGCAGCGCCCGGCAAGTGGCGGCGAAGGTGTCGTCGTCGGTGACGATCATCCCGCCTTCACCCGTGGTGATCTGCTTGTTGGGGTAGAACGCGTAGACGCCCGCCCGGCCGAACGAGCCGATCGGCCGTTCACCGCTGTGCCCACCGAAGCCTTCGCAGCAGTCCTCGATCAGCGTCAGCTCATGCCGGCGGGCAATCTGTTCAACCTCGAGCATTCCACCGGGGTGACCGAAGCATTCGACGGCGACGATCGCCTTGGTCTTGGGCGTAATGGCGGCCTCAAGCTTGTCGACGTCGACGTTCATCGTCAGCGGGTCAATGTCAACGAAGACCGGCTTGGCCCCGACGAACAGGATGCAGTTGGCCGACGCCACGAACGAGAAGGGCGTGGTCAGCACTTCATCACCAGGCCCGATGTTGGCTGCCAGCATGGCAAGGTGCAGTCCACTGGTGCCACTGTTGACGCCGATGCCATGCTGCCGGCCAGCGACCTTGGCGCAGGCGCGCTCGAACTCGACCAGCTTCGGGCCAATGGACAGCGTCGTGCCGTGCAGCACGTCCACGACGGCGTCGATCTCGATTTGCGTGATGTCGGGCTGGGAGAGGGGGATGGGGGAGGGCATGGGCAATTCCAGAAAGTTCGTGCGTCTAATCCTGCTCCTCTCCCGGCGCATGGGGAGAGGGTCACTCGTGTCATCCCGATGGGAGCCTAAGGCGACCTGAGGGATCTCGATGGACGGACGGTGCTCGGCCATTGGGAGATCCCTCAGGTCGGCAAGCCTCCATCGGGATGACAACCGCGGGCATCTTCATCACTACCGAATCGCCCGTTCGTCGGTGTCGGTGGCTTTGGGATTTGGCGGCCGGCCATTATACTTTCCGGTCCTCCTCGTCCGATAACCCTCATGTTATCGACTGAAAGGTCATTGCCTCATGAGTCACGAGTCTCGTCGCAAAAAAGACAAGTCCCTGCGCAATTTCGGGCGTGCGTGCCGGTTTCTGTGGCCGTACCGCAGGACGGTGATCATTTCGATCATCTGCGCGCTCTTCGTCGGCGTGGCGTTCACCGGTGGCATCACGGCGATGCTGCCGATCATGCGCGTGCTGCTGAACAACCAGACTGTGGCGGAATGGGCGAACGGGCAGATCGCCGAGAAGCGGCTGGGCGTCCAACTGTCCGACGACACCGCCGACGTGCGGGTGCTGCGCGTTGAGGACGGCAGCCCCGCCGACCGAGCAGGGCTGAAGCCGACGGACATCGTGTCGGCCGAGACCGATACCGGCCAAGAGCGCCGCAACAAACTGAAGTACTTAGCGGACCCATCCGTTCAGCAGGCGACCGTCGCCGACAAACTGGTCAACCTGGAACCCGCGCCGGCCTACCTGAACCTGAGCGGCAACATCGCGGCCAAGTTCCCCGAACGGCCGCTGTACGCGATCGCGGTGGCGTTCGGCATCATCGCGGTCATCACCACGATCGGGAACGTCATCCGCTTCTTCCAAGAATACCTCGCCGACCGGGCCGCCATTCTTGCGGTGCGCGACATCCGGCGGCACCTGTACGACCACGTGCTGCACGTGCCGATGTCGTTCTTCGGACAAAAGGGGACCAGCGACGTCACCAGCCGACTGGTCACCGATGCGCAGGGCCTGCAGGAAGGTTTCCGCCTCGTGTTGGGCCAAAGCATTCAGGAACCGATCAAGGTCGCGTTCGCGCTGGGACTGGCACTGTTTCTCAGTTGGAAGCTGACGCTCTTCATCGTGCTGTTCGGGCCGATCATGTTCCTGATCATCAAGAAGTTCGGCAAGAAGATGCGCCGCGCCAGCCGCGAGGCCATGGCCAAGTCGTCGAGCATGCTGGGACAGATCGAAGGGACGCTGATCGGCATAAGAGTCGTGAAGGGCGCCAACGCCGAGCGGTTCGAGCGCCGGCGCTACGCGGGCATTATGGGTCAGCTGAGCGTCGAGCAGCTCCGCATGAGCCGCTACGACGCGCTGAGCTCGCCGATCATCGAGACGCTGTCGCTGTTCGTCATCGGCGGGGTGGTGCTGTTCGCATCGTACCTCGTGCTGGAGGCGCACACGCTCGAGAAGACGACCTTCTTCCTCGTGATGGTCTGCCTAGGTGGCATTGGTGAGAGCCTGAGGCGGACGAGCAAGGTGAATAACCTTTTGCAGCGATCGAACGCCGCCGCGACGCGCATTTTTGAGACGATTGACTTGCCGTCGGAGAAGTCGCGCACGGAGGAGGAAAAGGCCCTGCCGCGCGTGCGGCTCAAGCCGATCACGCAGGAAGTGCGGTTCGAGAACATCAGCTTCACCTACCCCGGCGCCACGACGCCGGCGTTGGTCGACGTCAGCCTGGCGGTGCCCAAGGGCAAGAGCGTTGCGGTCGTGGGGCGCAACGGCAGTGGCAAGACGACCCTGCTGGCGCTGCTGCCGCGTTTTTACGACCCCACGCTGGGGCGGGTTTCGATCGATGGCGTCGACGTGCGCAACGTCACCCGCAACAGCCTCCGTGACCAGATCAGCCTGGTGACGCAGGACAGCGTGATTTTCCCCGGCACCGTCGCCGAGAACGTCGCCTACGGCCACCCACTGGCGCACCTGCTGCGGTCAACGACGCCCCGGGCGCTCGCCACGACGCGCCAATTGCGTGCTGATGTCGAAAACGCCGCCAAGCGGGCGTTTGCCCACGAGTTCATCCTGGAAAAGAACGGCGGGTACGACCACTTCCTCGACGGGTTGGGGGGTGGGCTCTCCGGCGGTCAGAAGCAGCGCCTGAACATCGCCCGCGCCATCCTACGGCAGTCGCCGATCCTGATTCTCGACGAGGCCACCAGTCAGGTGGATGCTGAGAGCGAACACTTGATCCAGCAGGCGATCGAAAGCCTGATGCACGAGCGTACCACGTTCGTCATTGCCCACCGCTTCAGCACCATCATGTCGGCCGACACGATTGTGGTGATGGACAAGGGTCGCATCGTCGGCCAGGGCAAGCATGACGAACTGCTGGAGACGTGCAAAACCTACGCGCAGCTGTACGAACGCCAACTGTTCGGTGGCACCGGCGCGTAAGCCTTTCATCGCAAACTAGCGCAACGCTCAACTCGTCATCCTGAGGTACCTCGAAGGATCTATTTCTCCGACGTCGGGGGAGGAAAGAGATCTTTCGGAGTACCTCAGGATGACGGAGAAGTACCTAGGTTGCCGTGGACGAATGCCGCGCCGGTGGGTCGCTTGCGGGGAACGATTCCATCGACATCTCGTCGACCTCATCTTCGGGTGACTGGTTCGACTGACTGTGGTCGTCGTGCTGGAACGATGGCGACGCGTTGACGTCGCGCTCCTTGGCGGCCCGTTCCCAGCTACCGCACGCCACGCGATCAATGAGGCTACGGCCCGTGAACCCGCGGTAGACGAGACACGCGCCCAGCGCGATCGCGCCCAGCCCGAAAAAGCCCCGCTGCTTCACGCCCCACAGTGCCGTGTACAAACCACCCGCAGCAAAAAGCGTAGTGGTGGCGGGATCGACCTCTTCCTGCCGCATGGTGACGTACTGATCGCCGACCTTCTTCACGATGTATCGCGGGGTGGAACTCGCCATGATGTTGCTCCTTATTTCCGAACTGACTTCGTTTGGAATCATAGTTTGAGCAAAACGTGGACCAACCCACCGGACTCATTGCAAAGCGGGTTCATCCACATCGGTAAGCCGAATTGTCACGTTTTCGCAGCGAGTGCGTCGCGAAACACAGGCACAAAGAACCCACCAACGAAATGTGGACTGCCTCAATGTTTTTCGTCTTGTCAAGAAATAAAATTGGAATTTGCAACTTTAATTTTGGTGGGGTAGAGTGTGCTTGTGGTGTGTAACGCCTAATGCGTTTGCACCTGAGCCCGCTCGGGGAGGGGGCCGTCCGCTTTACCCATGTCACAAATTACGGGGTTCCGTGATGCTACGGGTGGGTGGTGCGTGGGTCGTCGACTCAAGGGAGCAACCATGCGTATTGGTAAAGTGATGTCGGGTGGAGATCTCGTCGCGAAGAAGCTTAACTCGGCGATATCGGCCGCGCTCAGGGGCGGGCGGCCGATGGAACGCCTGGAGCCTCGCCGGTCGTACTCAAGCGCACCCATCGAGCGCCTCGAGGAGCGACGGCTGTTCGCCACGATCGGGCTCGACCCCACCTTCGGGGGTGGCGATGGCGTGGCGGCGACGGACGCCGAGCCCAAGGGGGCGGGATCGGTCACGTTGGCGGACGGGTCGATCGTCATCGGCGGCGTGCAGTACGCGTCGGAGGACGCGTTCCAGATCGTGTTGACCAAGCTGCGGCCCGACGGGAGCCTCGATACCACCTTCGGTGGCGGAGACGGCGTGGGGGAGATCACCGTACCGTACGACATGGACGGCGTCGGCGTCCGCGCGTTCGACACTATCGCACCCGCGCCAGGCGGCAAGTTCGTCCTCGGCACGCGCCTGGGTGACCTTCAGGGCGGGCCCGTGTTCGACCTGTTTTTGGCCCGGTTCAACGGCGACGGGTCGATCGATAGTTCGTTCAGCGGGGACGGGCTCGTGACCGGGTTTGCCGGGAACGATATCCACGACGTGCTGGTCCAGCCCGACGGCAAGACCCTCGTTCTCGGCGAAGCCATCTACACCGAGATGTCGGTCACCCGGCTGAACGTCGATGGGTCGCTCGACCTGGGCTTTGGTGGGAACGGGACGGGCACGATCTCGCGAAGCGTCGACCTCTTCACCGACGGGACTACGCTCGGCCTGACGCCGGACGGTCGTATTTACGTGGGCGGCGACGTCAGCGGCGATAACAGGGTTAACTATGCCCTCTTCCGATACACGTCGGCCGGACTGATCGATACCTCCTTCGGCGGTGGCGATGGGTACGTCTTGGGCGAGAACGGCGGCGCCAGGGACATGGTCGTCGAACCGAGCGGGAACGTGGTCATAATTGGCAGTTACGGCGCATACTACTCGGACATCGGGCTTCAGCGATTCACCGCCAATGGGACCGCGTCGACCTTCCAATTCTACTCGTCTTACAACAACGAGCCCCATGCCGGCCCCCCGTACGACAGCTACCCCAACTCGATCACGCAGTATGGTGGTAAGTTCTACGTCGCGTTGGGCCAGGACACGCCCGCGTCCGGCGCCGACGAGAGCGCGCTGCTCCGCTTCAACGCGGATCTCACCCCCGACACAAGCTTCAACAGTCCCCCGGCCCCGGGTCAGCCCACCAACGGGTTCATCTACGATCGCAACGTCTTCTCGCAGGAGCGCCCCCGCATCGTCGACGTCGGCCCCACCGGCCGCGTGACGGTGACGGACGCCGTTCGCGGCGTGTACGCCTTCAGCTACGGCGGGGACGACACGATCGCCCAAGCACTTCCGCTGGCCATCGGCACGACCAACTTCGGCGAGGTGTTCGACAACACCGACGTCGCGATGCGCAAGGTGACGGTCACGGCTGGCAAGCGCATCGGGTTCGACGTCGACCTGCCCGACGGCAGCTCGCTGAACTCGTACCTGCGCCTGTTCGACGCCCAGGGGCGCGAGCTGGCCAAGAACGATGACGCGCCGGCGCTCGGCGAACCAATCGGCGCTGACGCCTACCTCGACTACACGTTCGCGACGGCCGGCACCTACTACGTGGGCGTCTCGGGGGCGGGCAACGACGCGTACAGCGCGGTCACCGGCGCGGGCGCTGTCCAAGCGAGTTTCGGGCGATTTGAGCTCACCGCAACCCCGCTCGCGCCCGAGGCCAACGGGCGCATCGCGGGCGCCGTCCCGCTGCCCATCAACACCACACGTTACGCGACCGTCTCCGACCCTACGGACGTCGACGTCTACGCGGTCACCGTCGTCGCTGGCCAGCGCGTGATGTTCGACGTCGACAGCAACGGCAGCAGCTTGAACGGCTACCTGCGCCTGTTCGACGCCGGCGGTGCTCAGCTGGCATCTAACGACAATCGCGCCGCGCCGGGCGAACAGGTGGCGCTGATGCCGTACATCGATCACACTTTCACGACGGCCGGCACGTACTACGTGGCGGTCTCCGGTAGTGGCAATAGC
It includes:
- a CDS encoding MFS transporter codes for the protein MALVTVAWLFGSVWVTTTSGAPLTMFAQALHLSRFEFGVLSALPFLASLLSLPASVLIERTGARKLIFQVGLYGQRLLWFPIALVPIWLLSQYGGKAQGLAIGLFLVLVLLMHCGQAVGGPAWMSWMADIVPDRVRGRYFSRRRQLGIFSALPAALLVGWVLDRYASGGNANDATVMSVCAKIFIVAAIFGLLDIVLFHWVPAVPKAPKRGAHLFQALSRPLRDRNFLWFAGFVATLTFAVSFMGTFVTLYVIEEAKVSGKGTQLMLLVAPLAAQLLVLPLWGRAVDRMGKKPVLKLSTLGFAPVAVGWCFMHSGNVWLGYVLSALGAAFWTGVEIANFNFVMQMAGGGDDDTANNRGTSYVAVNAVIVNIAGCMGGLASGAIAELMKDTTFQPFAFIRALNYYDVLFLLSFALRVMAVVVFLPHLHEPTAKRGREALRFMTINVYSNLYNLVLQPVRLVRSGGKGKRKDD
- a CDS encoding type II toxin-antitoxin system HicB family antitoxin, producing MFKIDLEREVDGRWIAEVAELPGVLAYGQTREEAVRRVQSLSLRVVAERVRHGEDL
- a CDS encoding DUF705 domain-containing protein; this translates as MTNDRPHPPLVVFVDVDDTLIRSVGTKRIPISATIDHVRSLHADGAVLYCWSSGGGEYARTIAQELMIDHYFVAFLPKPQVLVDDQEVGDWRRLLTIHPMQCETESVASYRLALEAR
- a CDS encoding DegT/DnrJ/EryC1/StrS family aminotransferase, whose product is MPSPIPLSQPDITQIEIDAVVDVLHGTTLSIGPKLVEFERACAKVAGRQHGIGVNSGTSGLHLAMLAANIGPGDEVLTTPFSFVASANCILFVGAKPVFVDIDPLTMNVDVDKLEAAITPKTKAIVAVECFGHPGGMLEVEQIARRHELTLIEDCCEGFGGHSGERPIGSFGRAGVYAFYPNKQITTGEGGMIVTDDDTFAATCRALRNQGREGMAWLAHQRLGYNYRLSEINAALGVAQVSRLDEILEKRRQVAHVYMERLMTNKYLILPTLDDETHMSWFVFVVRLNDLFEPGDRDAVMQELRAEGIGCNNYFPPIHLQPYMAEATGHKDGDFPVCEYVAARTLALPFYGALSTRDVNRVCDELEQAIDKVLTGRKDRRF
- a CDS encoding ABC transporter transmembrane domain-containing protein codes for the protein MIISIICALFVGVAFTGGITAMLPIMRVLLNNQTVAEWANGQIAEKRLGVQLSDDTADVRVLRVEDGSPADRAGLKPTDIVSAETDTGQERRNKLKYLADPSVQQATVADKLVNLEPAPAYLNLSGNIAAKFPERPLYAIAVAFGIIAVITTIGNVIRFFQEYLADRAAILAVRDIRRHLYDHVLHVPMSFFGQKGTSDVTSRLVTDAQGLQEGFRLVLGQSIQEPIKVAFALGLALFLSWKLTLFIVLFGPIMFLIIKKFGKKMRRASREAMAKSSSMLGQIEGTLIGIRVVKGANAERFERRRYAGIMGQLSVEQLRMSRYDALSSPIIETLSLFVIGGVVLFASYLVLEAHTLEKTTFFLVMVCLGGIGESLRRTSKVNNLLQRSNAAATRIFETIDLPSEKSRTEEEKALPRVRLKPITQEVRFENISFTYPGATTPALVDVSLAVPKGKSVAVVGRNGSGKTTLLALLPRFYDPTLGRVSIDGVDVRNVTRNSLRDQISLVTQDSVIFPGTVAENVAYGHPLAHLLRSTTPRALATTRQLRADVENAAKRAFAHEFILEKNGGYDHFLDGLGGGLSGGQKQRLNIARAILRQSPILILDEATSQVDAESEHLIQQAIESLMHERTTFVIAHRFSTIMSADTIVVMDKGRIVGQGKHDELLETCKTYAQLYERQLFGGTGA
- a CDS encoding DVUA0089 family protein, yielding MRIGKVMSGGDLVAKKLNSAISAALRGGRPMERLEPRRSYSSAPIERLEERRLFATIGLDPTFGGGDGVAATDAEPKGAGSVTLADGSIVIGGVQYASEDAFQIVLTKLRPDGSLDTTFGGGDGVGEITVPYDMDGVGVRAFDTIAPAPGGKFVLGTRLGDLQGGPVFDLFLARFNGDGSIDSSFSGDGLVTGFAGNDIHDVLVQPDGKTLVLGEAIYTEMSVTRLNVDGSLDLGFGGNGTGTISRSVDLFTDGTTLGLTPDGRIYVGGDVSGDNRVNYALFRYTSAGLIDTSFGGGDGYVLGENGGARDMVVEPSGNVVIIGSYGAYYSDIGLQRFTANGTASTFQFYSSYNNEPHAGPPYDSYPNSITQYGGKFYVALGQDTPASGADESALLRFNADLTPDTSFNSPPAPGQPTNGFIYDRNVFSQERPRIVDVGPTGRVTVTDAVRGVYAFSYGGDDTIAQALPLAIGTTNFGEVFDNTDVAMRKVTVTAGKRIGFDVDLPDGSSLNSYLRLFDAQGRELAKNDDAPALGEPIGADAYLDYTFATAGTYYVGVSGAGNDAYSAVTGAGAVQASFGRFELTATPLAPEANGRIAGAVPLPINTTRYATVSDPTDVDVYAVTVVAGQRVMFDVDSNGSSLNGYLRLFDAGGAQLASNDNRAAPGEQVALMPYIDHTFTTAGTYYVAVSGSGNSSYNPTTGTGRTPGSVGAYSLEVTVPVRATTPLGLNDSVFRSIDAGTEIDYYAITVSAGQRVGFDMDSGFSPLNGYLRVFSSDWRELAHNDNGAAPGEGPTLMPYLEYAFATAGTYYVSVSGYPNTGYDPLTGLGTVSGSTGTYRLSTMTPPLPPVESNDRISTADRASLNATKTNQDIADGTDVDLYRVTVQQGQRVGFDVDTNGSPLDSYMRLFDSSGRQLAANDDGIAPGEQIHRSPYIAYTFPAAGTYYVAVSGKDNRAYNPITGGGDTNGSSTGAYTLDVRVLPGPTPTDTNDRLSTATGAPLNTTKTNQDIADGTDVDLFRITVAAGQRIGFDVDNNGSGLDSYMRLFDASGRQLAANENGVAPGEQIHLSPYIAYTFATAGTYYVAVSSTGNTGYDPLSGLGDVLGRSTGAYTLDIRVL